A section of the Subtercola frigoramans genome encodes:
- a CDS encoding DUF6527 family protein — MEPGVLYVSTDYSTAGHICPSGCGREVVTKLSPARWRVIFDGEVSLKPSVGATGLPCNSHYFITRGEVDWQDPLDAANAVKAQATDRRALTNYRAQTTPLPMRPNWWTRLWRRVG; from the coding sequence ATGGAGCCAGGCGTACTTTACGTTTCCACGGACTACTCGACCGCAGGGCATATCTGTCCGAGTGGCTGCGGGCGCGAAGTGGTAACGAAGTTGTCTCCGGCCCGGTGGCGGGTCATCTTCGACGGCGAGGTGTCACTCAAACCGTCAGTTGGCGCGACAGGCCTTCCGTGCAACTCCCATTACTTCATAACCCGAGGTGAAGTTGACTGGCAAGACCCGTTGGACGCCGCGAACGCAGTGAAGGCGCAGGCGACCGACCGCCGCGCGCTCACCAATTACCGAGCACAAACAACACCTTTGCCAATGCGGCCGAACTGGTGGACGCGACTCTGGCGCCGAGTGGGCTGA
- a CDS encoding IS110 family transposase: MTATLPAPQPTIIVGVDAHKDTHHAVVLDSTGIRLADRKFSTTELGYRELLSWSTRFGLVDRIGVESTGTYAAGLTRSLRTAGIDVMEVNTPHPHTRSRKGKDDAIDAEAAARKVLAGEAVAIPKDTTGTVESIRLLTVAKSSAVKARTACLVQLQDVLVTAPSDLRERITAATGRGKATQCAALRPDRSNLDDPYQAAKFTLRCLARRVIELEHEIGEIDCALEELVTRTAPTLLSRQGIGVSHAAQFLVTAGQNASRLGSEAAFARLCGVAPVPVSSGKTSRMRLHRGGDRQANRALHLIVVLRLRYDARTITYMERRRAEGLSKKDVMRCLKRFVAREIFNDLKTDLTAT, encoded by the coding sequence ATGACTGCCACACTCCCTGCCCCGCAACCCACGATCATCGTTGGAGTCGACGCGCACAAGGACACACACCATGCTGTCGTACTCGATTCCACCGGCATCAGGCTGGCTGACCGGAAATTTTCTACCACTGAGCTTGGGTACCGCGAGCTCCTGAGCTGGTCAACCCGTTTCGGCCTTGTCGACAGGATCGGTGTTGAGTCCACTGGCACGTACGCCGCCGGCCTCACCCGGTCACTCCGCACCGCCGGAATCGACGTGATGGAAGTGAACACGCCCCACCCTCACACCCGCTCACGCAAGGGTAAAGACGACGCGATCGATGCGGAAGCTGCCGCAAGAAAAGTGCTCGCTGGCGAAGCAGTAGCGATACCCAAGGACACAACGGGCACCGTCGAGTCAATCCGACTCCTTACCGTTGCAAAATCATCCGCAGTCAAAGCGCGAACCGCGTGCCTAGTGCAACTCCAAGACGTCCTCGTGACAGCACCCAGCGACCTTCGGGAACGTATTACCGCCGCGACGGGCAGGGGCAAGGCCACTCAATGCGCTGCCCTACGACCAGACCGTTCAAACCTCGATGACCCATACCAGGCGGCAAAATTCACGCTCCGGTGTTTGGCCCGGCGTGTAATAGAGCTCGAGCATGAAATCGGTGAGATTGATTGCGCGCTCGAAGAGCTCGTCACCCGAACCGCTCCGACGCTGCTTTCACGCCAGGGCATCGGGGTCAGCCATGCTGCACAGTTCTTGGTCACCGCAGGCCAGAACGCTTCACGACTCGGCAGCGAGGCAGCATTCGCACGACTCTGCGGCGTCGCACCTGTCCCAGTGTCTTCGGGCAAGACCAGCCGGATGAGACTTCACCGCGGGGGCGACCGACAAGCGAACCGTGCACTGCATCTCATCGTCGTACTCCGACTCCGCTACGACGCCAGAACCATCACCTACATGGAGCGCCGCCGAGCGGAGGGACTATCCAAGAAAGACGTCATGCGATGCCTGAAACGCTTCGTCGCCAGAGAGATCTTCAACGACTTAAAAACCGACCTCACCGCCACTTGA
- the ltrA gene encoding group II intron reverse transcriptase/maturase: MIAATENREGDTLMNTGVSWPDVTEAWARVLALQTKLHRWATDDPARRFDDLFNLVYDPGFLVAAWNRVQGNKGGRTAGVDGIVPRSIAPEDVRGMLAELRESVKSGEFAPERVKQKSIPKANGKVRTLGIPTMTDRIVQASLKLVLEPIFEADFMPSSYGFRPRRRAQDAIAEIHFYASRGYVQVFEADITACFDEIDHTALMERVRSRIADRRVLRLVRGFLRAGVLSEDGVNRDTFTGTPQGGILSPLLANIALSVVDEHFQHKWESLGPQWSRTKHQRAGGATMKLIRYADDFIVLVRGTRADTEALWDEVAVVLQPAGLRLSVEKTTVTHIDEGFDFLGWHIQRRRIRGHAGKTAIYTYPSTKSLTSITAKVRLLTRRASHRTLADLLRRLNPVLRGWCNYFQHGVVKRVFSYLDHFAFWRIVGWLRKRHPKLNMHTLVRRFLPGWEIRAEGIEFFRAWQVPVTRYRYRGTRIPTPWTNAAA; the protein is encoded by the coding sequence ATGATCGCAGCGACAGAAAACAGGGAAGGAGACACACTGATGAATACCGGTGTTTCGTGGCCTGACGTCACCGAGGCGTGGGCGCGAGTACTTGCACTGCAAACGAAGCTGCACCGTTGGGCGACGGACGATCCTGCCCGTCGCTTCGATGATTTGTTCAACCTGGTTTATGACCCGGGTTTCCTCGTTGCCGCGTGGAACCGGGTGCAGGGAAATAAGGGAGGCCGCACGGCCGGGGTCGATGGGATCGTGCCACGATCTATCGCACCGGAAGACGTGCGGGGCATGCTCGCTGAGTTGCGTGAGAGCGTGAAGAGCGGCGAGTTCGCCCCAGAACGGGTCAAACAGAAATCGATACCGAAAGCGAACGGCAAGGTCCGGACGCTGGGGATACCGACGATGACTGACCGGATCGTTCAGGCTTCTTTGAAGCTGGTGTTAGAGCCGATCTTCGAGGCCGATTTTATGCCATCATCGTATGGTTTTCGGCCTCGGAGGCGCGCGCAGGACGCGATCGCTGAGATCCATTTCTATGCCTCACGGGGTTACGTGCAGGTCTTCGAAGCGGATATCACAGCGTGTTTCGACGAAATCGATCACACCGCTCTGATGGAGCGAGTGCGGTCGAGAATCGCCGATAGGCGTGTCCTGCGGCTGGTTCGCGGATTCCTGAGAGCTGGCGTCCTTTCCGAGGACGGCGTCAACAGGGATACATTCACCGGCACCCCGCAGGGCGGGATTCTGTCGCCACTGCTGGCCAACATCGCCCTGTCCGTTGTGGACGAGCACTTCCAACACAAATGGGAATCGCTCGGACCGCAATGGTCGCGCACGAAGCACCAGCGCGCCGGGGGCGCGACGATGAAACTGATCCGCTACGCGGATGACTTCATCGTTCTTGTCCGCGGAACACGAGCTGATACGGAGGCGCTGTGGGACGAGGTTGCCGTAGTACTCCAACCGGCGGGCTTACGCCTGTCGGTGGAGAAAACGACAGTCACGCACATAGACGAAGGGTTTGATTTCCTCGGGTGGCACATCCAGCGCCGCCGGATCAGGGGTCATGCCGGGAAAACAGCGATCTATACCTACCCGTCGACGAAGTCTCTGACCTCGATCACGGCAAAGGTGCGTTTGTTGACCCGGCGGGCATCGCATCGAACGCTCGCTGACCTGCTCCGCCGGTTAAACCCGGTGCTGCGGGGCTGGTGTAACTACTTTCAGCACGGCGTCGTCAAACGCGTCTTCAGCTACCTCGATCACTTCGCCTTTTGGCGGATCGTGGGCTGGCTACGCAAACGACACCCGAAACTGAACATGCACACCCTGGTGAGGCGATTTCTTCCCGGCTGGGAGATTCGCGCCGAAGGAATCGAGTTCTTCCGAGCCTGGCAGGTCCCCGTGACCCGCTACCGGTATCGAGGAACCCGCATCCCCACACCATGGACGAACGCCGCGGCATGA
- the istA gene encoding IS21 family transposase, producing MVRKIKAKLVLRLRSEGLSGRQIAAQGLSRHSVAAVLEAADREKVTWDDVAALDDAAVYARLFPDRGAHESVHTQPDWAHVHRELARVGVTLKLLHGEYVDRCRAAAETAMGYDRFCKNYQQQVLVIGAASRVGHKAGQTVEVDWSGPTMQLTDPMTDASTRVFLFVGCLPFSRYAFVEPTLDMLQGTWLRAHVAMFDWFGGSVPRVVPNNLKTGVIKHPAEGEVVLNDAYRELAAHYSAAVLPGRVRKPKDKASVENTVGHVATWVIAGLRHRQFGTLAQLRAAVYERIEAYNREPFQKRQGSRLSVFDAEERPLLRPLPGVAFEISRWAYGRRVQKNGHVVWGKNFYSVPYAHIGRAVDLRVTESLIEVFGDSERLTSHLLAPAGVTNEYRTHDADLPGGPRYRQWDSARVREWAGRIGENTVTVVNRIFESVPVDEQGLDAALAVLRLTRRYSAARVEAACQIALASRVRSPRYAHLRPILETEQDNPGTRRPRFEPVTETPEEPTGYVRGADYYAGEKR from the coding sequence ATGGTACGGAAGATCAAAGCGAAGCTGGTGCTCAGGCTGCGCAGCGAAGGGCTTTCGGGGCGGCAGATCGCCGCGCAGGGATTGTCCCGGCATAGCGTGGCGGCGGTGCTCGAGGCCGCGGATCGGGAAAAGGTGACCTGGGACGACGTCGCCGCCCTGGACGACGCCGCGGTGTATGCGCGGTTGTTCCCCGACCGGGGTGCGCATGAGAGCGTACATACGCAGCCCGACTGGGCTCACGTGCATCGTGAGCTCGCCCGGGTCGGCGTGACGCTGAAGCTGTTGCATGGCGAGTACGTCGATCGGTGCCGTGCGGCAGCCGAGACGGCGATGGGATACGACCGGTTTTGCAAGAACTACCAGCAGCAGGTCCTCGTCATCGGCGCCGCGTCCCGGGTGGGTCATAAGGCGGGACAGACGGTCGAGGTCGACTGGTCCGGTCCCACGATGCAGCTCACCGACCCGATGACCGACGCATCGACACGGGTGTTCTTGTTCGTCGGGTGCTTGCCGTTCTCCAGATACGCGTTCGTGGAACCAACACTGGATATGCTGCAGGGCACCTGGCTGCGCGCGCATGTGGCGATGTTCGACTGGTTCGGCGGGAGCGTGCCTCGGGTCGTGCCGAACAACCTCAAGACCGGCGTGATCAAGCATCCCGCAGAGGGCGAAGTGGTCCTCAACGATGCCTATCGGGAGTTGGCCGCGCACTACTCGGCGGCGGTGCTGCCGGGCAGGGTTCGGAAACCGAAAGACAAAGCGAGCGTGGAAAACACCGTCGGTCACGTCGCGACGTGGGTGATCGCCGGGCTTCGTCACCGCCAGTTCGGCACCTTGGCCCAGTTGCGCGCCGCGGTCTATGAGCGGATCGAAGCGTATAACCGTGAACCGTTCCAGAAACGTCAGGGCTCACGCCTGAGCGTGTTCGACGCCGAGGAACGGCCGCTACTTCGGCCGCTGCCGGGGGTCGCGTTCGAGATCAGCCGGTGGGCGTATGGGCGCCGGGTGCAGAAGAACGGGCACGTGGTGTGGGGGAAGAACTTCTACTCCGTGCCCTACGCCCATATCGGCCGCGCGGTCGATTTGCGCGTGACCGAGAGCCTGATCGAGGTGTTCGGCGATAGCGAGCGGCTAACCAGTCACCTGCTGGCGCCAGCAGGCGTGACCAACGAGTACCGCACCCATGACGCTGATTTGCCGGGCGGGCCCCGTTATCGACAGTGGGACTCGGCCCGGGTCCGAGAATGGGCTGGCCGCATCGGCGAGAACACGGTGACCGTCGTGAATCGCATCTTCGAATCCGTTCCCGTCGATGAGCAGGGCCTGGACGCGGCACTGGCAGTACTGCGACTGACCCGCCGCTACTCGGCCGCGAGGGTCGAGGCGGCCTGCCAGATCGCACTGGCCTCCCGGGTCCGGTCGCCCCGGTATGCGCATCTGCGTCCGATCCTGGAGACCGAACAAGACAATCCCGGCACAAGACGGCCGAGGTTCGAGCCCGTCACCGAGACGCCTGAAGAGCCGACCGGCTACGTCCGAGGCGCCGACTACTACGCAGGAGAGAAACGATGA
- a CDS encoding ATP-binding protein: MTRIDGESKRKLREMGVTSLVDALETKDDTLTLGMPFEERIKLVVDDAHATFTHAKVEGLIRRAGLRYPNADLRKLDLVEQRGLDRGIIAQLGTCTFIERRQNVVFQGFTGSGKSYLGSALAKQACQHRYRAHYIRMPDLEEAWAAGRDKPGGKEKFLRKYAAFTLLVIDEWLLDQPDDNTRSMLLERRYDTTSTVFCTQYAKKDWPQRLGGGVHADAIMDRIVHRTIWIETGGTNMREHTADTAA, translated from the coding sequence ATGACGCGTATCGATGGGGAGAGCAAACGCAAGCTCCGAGAGATGGGAGTCACCTCACTCGTCGACGCCCTAGAGACGAAAGACGACACCCTCACCCTCGGGATGCCTTTCGAGGAACGGATCAAACTCGTTGTCGATGACGCGCACGCGACGTTCACCCACGCGAAAGTCGAAGGCCTGATTCGCCGGGCCGGGCTGCGTTACCCGAACGCCGACCTCCGCAAGCTCGACCTCGTCGAGCAACGCGGCCTGGACCGCGGGATCATCGCCCAGCTGGGCACCTGCACCTTCATCGAGAGGCGGCAGAACGTCGTGTTCCAAGGATTCACCGGCTCCGGAAAGTCCTACCTCGGATCGGCACTGGCGAAGCAAGCCTGCCAACACCGGTATCGAGCGCACTACATCCGCATGCCCGACCTCGAAGAAGCCTGGGCTGCGGGCCGCGACAAGCCCGGCGGCAAAGAGAAGTTCCTCCGGAAATATGCGGCGTTCACCCTCCTCGTGATCGATGAATGGCTGCTCGACCAGCCGGACGACAACACCCGCAGCATGCTCCTTGAGCGCCGCTACGACACCACCTCGACCGTGTTCTGCACCCAGTACGCCAAGAAGGACTGGCCTCAACGCCTAGGCGGCGGCGTTCACGCCGACGCGATCATGGACCGCATCGTGCACCGCACGATCTGGATCGAGACCGGCGGCACCAACATGCGCGAACACACCGCGGACACCGCGGCGTGA